DNA sequence from the Acidobacteriota bacterium genome:
AAGGCTCCCGCGCTGAGCACGTCCAATGCATTTCGCAAACTCAGTTCGTGCCAGGTAATCGCCGCGTGGGGCAATTCTTCACGTAGCGGACTGTTGGGGCGGACAGCCAGATGCAAATCGTGTCCGCGCTCGATCAATGCGCGCGTTAAATCAATGACGTGGCGTTCCCCTCCGCCCAAGCTTTCCGCCGAACAAACCTGTAGAATCTTCATCGTTAGACCGCTGGTTCAGAACACAAACCCTGTAGACAGGATTCACAGGATTGAGCAGGATTGGCTTTTGTTGCTCAAAGTTTCAACCGACATTCATCTTGTTCAATCCTGTAAATCCTGTCTGTTTTCTGCCTCAACAAAGTCGTGTTCTGTTTAGGATTGCTTATGAAATGTGCGCGAAACTTTAGCGCAAGCCGACAAAGGATGCTACTTGACCGAATTGAATATGCCGTTTGCTGTTTACTTGTTCGCCGCCGCCATTCTGGGACTGCTGATTGGCAGTTTCCTCAACGTCGTCATTCATCGTGTGCCGCTGGGCGAATCCATCGTCGTTCCGGGTTCGCGCTGCCCAAATTGTGAAACTGCCATTCGCCCATGGGACAACATTCCGGTAGTCAGTTTTCTGCTGCTGAAAGGTCGTTGCCGAAAGTGCGGCGCTTCGATTTCGTGGCGCTATCCGGCAGTCGAATTGCTGACCGCCGTCATTTTCACGGCCATCGTGTACAAAACCGGCGCGACCTGGGAAGCGGCGTTGGAGATGATTTTCGCGGCGGTGATGATCGCGCTGATATTCATTGATGCGATTCACCATCTGCTGCCGAACGTCATCACCTATCCGGCCATTGTGTTCGCCTTGGCGGCGGCAACCGCGCGCGCAGGTTGGGGAGAACCGATCAATTACGGCTTCGATCTTTCGTTCGTGTTTGTTTCCGAAAATCCGGGATTTCACGTCGTGCGCTCGGCAATTGTCGGCGGAGTTCTTTTCGCGTTGGCCGCTCCCCTTTTCTGGCTGCTGGATTGGCTGGATTTGCGTTTGTACAACAAATACTTTGAGTGGCAGGACATGAACGAAGAGGCTGAATCAGCCACCGACCGAGCAAGCGTGAGTTCATCCGAGCCAAATGGTGGCGTTGATTCCGTCAATCCTGTGAATCCTGTCGAAATTCCTGTTGAAGAAGCCGCCGAGCAACGTTATCGCCGAACGATTCTG
Encoded proteins:
- a CDS encoding prepilin peptidase, producing the protein MPFAVYLFAAAILGLLIGSFLNVVIHRVPLGESIVVPGSRCPNCETAIRPWDNIPVVSFLLLKGRCRKCGASISWRYPAVELLTAVIFTAIVYKTGATWEAALEMIFAAVMIALIFIDAIHHLLPNVITYPAIVFALAAATARAGWGEPINYGFDLSFVFVSENPGFHVVRSAIVGGVLFALAAPLFWLLDWLDLRLYNKYFEWQDMNEEAESATDRASVSSSEPNGGVDSVNPVNPVEIPVEEAAEQRYRRTILASMLFGMLVGVVWAALVIWLGPKHTEAFDSALGGLWRAVIAALIGSMPIWWLRAAYFFIRGAEGMGLGDVKLMAIIGAFLGWQGAFGVLLMGSIGGAVIGVILAWRSQRGLKTTLPFGVCLGAAALFVLLTPIFRWYLSV